gtgagtgtgaacatgaatggttgtctgtctctatatgtcggcctgcaatcgactggcgaccagttcagggtgtaccctgcctctggcccgttgacagctgggataggaACCAGCCCCCCCTGCAACCCGAAAGGGATAGTtggtatagaaaatggatggatggatggattaatattatcatttcttttaattaattaattgttaaTCTATAATGGctcagaaaaaaagtgaaaaatgtgactCACATGTTCCTGGAGACCAAGGTGACGCCTTTAGATTAGTCATTTCATCAGACTAACTATCAAAACCCaagagccaggctaactgtttccccctatttccagtctttatgctaagctaagctaacgggctccagctacatatttacctcacagacatgagagcgtCATCactcttctcatttaactctctgcaagaaagcaaatgtgcatattccccaaaatgtccaactattgCTTTAAGTCTGCTGCTCTTCTGGCCAAATAAGAGGCAGACAAGCTCGTCTTCACAGCATCAGGCCAAAAAGCCTCCTGTagtaccagcagcagctgcgaCCTTCAGTCCTGCCCACTGGGAGATCCTGAATCACGGAAAGGTGAGGGGGCAAAGAACCAAGAAATTAagcctctcagcagcagcactacCTGGGCTCCATACATCAAAGGCTGAGCAGAAGCCAGCAGGGAGGTTTTTTCTTCCACTGGGACTCTTTCAGCGCCGCGCAGACTGACAAATATGCTGAAAGGTTCAGTGCATTAACCCACATGTTGACACTAGGCTGCAAATACAGAGTGATAGAGGGGCAATAGGGGGCTGCAGGGAATGACATACGGCTCAGGTCTTTGGGGTTcaataaacacacagtacatgcacCGGCGAAAACACACAGCGGCATGTACAGGCACAGCAATCATATAGCAGTGGAAGTGCTGTTACGGCTGGTTGGTTTATCTGTTATTTACTTCTTGGAGGATAATTCTCTGAAATCACACTGGAtcctcagctgtcacacacactgtaagagAGGTGAAAGTGGTCCTTCTGGGTGCTTCAGCTACTTCAACCGTTCAGTCAGAGAGCTGCCACAACACagctgtacgtgtgtgtgtgtgagctttgaGAGGAACCCTCATTAGACTGTTCAGACTGAGGAAGAGCCACAGACACAACAtaaccacacagacagacagagatacagacacacacacacgggagggGGCTCCTGTTGAGGGAAACAGTAAcggcaaaatgaaaacagagaaacttCCACAGCACCTGTGCCGacatgagagaagaagagattgAGATCAGCGGCGGTGCAGCTCGGATCAGCAGCTCGAAGCATCAATAGTGGTCTGTGAATAAAGGTTCGCTGCACCAGAATTGGTTTACTGCTAACGTTAATAACATGCaatccatgtgtttttgtggaggACAGAGTGATAAAAACTTCTATTTAGATCCATGACtgatcaaagaaaaagaaaaactggagactgagaaaactaaaaactggaaaatgaaaccataaaaacaacCAGTCAATAAAAAGATCAGTGAGTTTATTGGCTCATGGAGATTTAAGTGTAAAATGTATGAATTCGGAGCCATTGCAAACCGTGCCTCAGTGACTGAGAGCAAAGACAGAAGCAGATCAGTTCTGTTTTCCATGAAtgggagtatgtgtgtgcaaggGTTAGTACAGTGACTCACATTATAAGCTTAATAAGTGCAGCCTTTTACGCTCCCATTAGGTCATTAACATTACAGCACCTTCAAAACTTTGgcaggaagaacaaaaaaaaaaagaaaagccctCTTTACCCTTTTGCTCCCTCAAGGAAGTacatggaaaaaagaaaaaagaaaatgaaagaaaaatctccttcatctctgtAGGCAACCCAAATCCTCCTGTAGCTGCAGccaaaaactaaattaaaaagaCTGGAGAGTTGTGGTGTTTAACAGGCGCAGCGCAGCGCTGAGAGGGGATGGATGTTCTCTCATGCTTAACAAtttgttcctctgctctctgctgtttaGAAGGATCAAACCAATTAAAACCCAAActaccacacacacgcacattagTTCACTATCTAATAACTCAACTACACCTGTAAGAGTGTGTGTTACTGGCAGCAGCAAAAAGCTGCTTGTTGTCTGGAAGAACCCGCATCCAGCATGTATCTCAAAGATGTTGATTACTTTCATGTTGGAAATGATGAAGCACAtgttccaaaaaagctgggacgcttTGTGAAACATAGATAAAACCGAATGTCATCACTTCCTAACCctttctgacataaactcaactgaaaacagcacaaagacgatatatacttaatgtctgacctcatcagcttcattgatttttataaatatctgcttattctgaatttaatgcagcaacacatttcaaacaagtttggacaggagcagctaaagactggaaaagttgtggaatgctccaaaaacacgaTTGAATAATGGttgttactacatgggctcaggaacactttgtaaaactgttgtcagtaaacacagtttgtttgcagatgattgcgttcagttttgatttattcatggagtcccaacttttttggaatcagggttgtacatgTTCACGCAGGTGTGTGCACTATTTGTCTTGATGtaaattctgtttatttctcttGTTGCATGTTAAGGTGTTGACTAAATATGTGTGTCTGGAGAGTCTGAAGACCATAAGTTATAACTAATGTAGTTATCTTCTGTAGTTGTATTAGATTAGAATAGATGCATTACTGTGTTGGTAGTTTTAACTATGTTTGGTAGTTTGGATACTTCAATCTATTTATGtgcaacatcatcatcagtgagtGACTACATGTAACTATAAGTGTTGAATAAATGTAGagtaaaaaaattaaaatgatttaagtggaaatattcaagtaaagtacaactGTGCCTCAAAACTGCAGTTAAacacagtatttgagtaaaagtCCTTAATTGTCTTCTTTGGTTACAGCTGATGAGCCCTTCATACCACACAATGAAATTTTTTGGTGCAGAGCGTCAAACTCTATTTTCAGAGCGTCCCTGTGGGAAACGAGCGCAGGAAGGAATTCATTCAGGTTTCctgggtcagaggtcaaaagtGCCATGAATGAGCGCCACACATCTTGAGGCATTTGCTGAATCTGGGAACGTAACACATGCCAGACTCTGGAGTCTGTGCAGGAAACTAAAAGGACACGGTCTCTTTCGGCTGATGGGATAATACGACCATAATGAACACGGGAAACCACACCGGCGTTGAAGTCATGAACTGTAGCATCAGTtcaaaagcagagctgcagcctcagagaTCACGCAGGCCTGAGAATGGAGGCGCAAACAGCTGTGATTAAACTGAGGGATGACGATCCTCTGCAGTGACACAACCTCATTTGGTCTCCTGGTGGCCCGCATACCTCGGCTTCCAGCAGGCCAAATACCCCCCAGGGATCCTAAAATACACGGTAGGCCAGGTCTCGgcccagccagccagccagccatgAGGTGGGGCAGCAGCcaggcagagggggagagaggaagggccAGGGGGCAGAGCTGCAAGCCTGGGCAAGCCAGCCAGCTCCACGGGCCTCAGATGACAGTCAGACCGACAACACAGCAGGAATGTTAACCTGTTAAAAGCTTTTCTCAGCGTGTCCTCTCGCATCGAAAGTACAGTTTCGGAGCAGCGATTGCCAAATGTCATCGAGCTAAATGAGGCTGGAACAAAAGCGGACAAACGCACAGAGTCACATATGGTCGCTGTGTGCTTTTTCTGTGGCCAACTGCCTTTATTTAGCCGTACTTTAATGCTCAGATCACTTCTAAATGAGTGGTGGGGTTAATTTAGGCTTCATGGCTTGATCAGGCCATCGGGGTCATGGAGGTCATTCTACGCTCATATTCAGAGGATATGAGTGCCACACACTGGCCACGTGAAGTCACTGCATCAGTCATGCTCTAAACAACAGAGGGCGCAGTTTGGCATTTTAGTGAACGAGGAGGAGGTCACACACAGCTCCcacaacacacatacagcactcACAACTATTAAGCCAAAACAATTAAAGAAGATGGCCGTGATTCAGCTTCTTCATACTTTCTGGAATTGATTACTCGTGATCCTAAACACACGCAGCTGCTGCCGCCGTCAATGATGTGAGCGGCTCTGTGGGGTTACAGTcgtgacagtgatgaaaaacaaactcttaCTTCATCAGCAGCCTCATCACCAGCATGACAAATATCATCCACTGAATCATCTGCCAAAACATACAGACtcatcacaaataaacagaactGAAGATATTGGACATATGAGGACCGAAAAAAGACATGTGGCAGCATGAAGCTGGGCGAGTCTgcaaacactgatgtttgaaATCTGGTTTGTAATCTGTCATAATGTTTCATTTTAGTTTCAATTGGTAGCACTTCACTTTAACCCCTTTATTTAGCATCTATGAGCCCTAGAgaaacatttaataaataacAACACACTTTAAAGTAGTCGGAAACTGACATCAGACGATTGCCGATGGGCTCCTAGACTGCATTTCGGCTTGTGTGTTCAGCCTCTTTTGATCTCTACATGCACTGTTTACCTTCATGTCTTCACAGTAGCAGTTACAGAAAATACTGCTCACTTAATCATGTCATTATAGTGCGTTATAAACCATCTATTAAACATGTGTATAGTGCTTATAAATGCTAAAGAGGGGCAGTTAAAGTAAAGGTTTGAGTATTTGTACGTCCAGCCAAATCATAAGCCAGATTTTTTATATTCAGCATTCAATTAATTCAATATAGTGTTGAAATTGTGGCAAATAAAATAATTGGAGATGGAGGACGGTTCATGAGCTCTTTCagatgtggaaaagaaaaaaaaattctacaAACGATGACTTTGGTCACACTAAATGACAAAGCACATACATGTAGTGAACGGCTGCTCGCCGACCTGATGAGGGATTCAAATAATTAAGGCTCAGTCCCTGCCGTCTGGGCGTTAAGACAAGAAGCTCCTCGTCTCCTTTcatgttctgctctgtttaaaaaaaggaataCTGATGCTTCAAACCATATTTTTTTAAACGGTCAGCTTCAAAAGTGCAAGTGTTTCGGTCCATCGAACGGAGGCGCTCTGCTTCTGACCACTGTGATCTgtgtcactcacacagacatgctgtatAGATCTATGAGGCCTGTGTAAACACAGGAGGATGGAGGACTAAGAGTTCAGGACTGTGGGCGCTCATCATCGGAGTCTGGGGAAGATTCTGATGAAGAGGATCATGCTGATGAAGGTGAAGGAGACCAGGATGAGCATCAGCCACAGCAGCCAGTTGACGGACTTCTTGGTGTGCTGCTCCAACCGCTCCGACTCCGTCTTCAGCTTCTCAAAGTTCAGGTCTGCCTGACGCATCGACTGGCTCAGAGTCTGCGAGGGACAGGAACAGGCAGCTGATGACGTACACGTGGAGATACACAGACTGGTTTTCATGCAGAGGGTTTGCGGGTTGGCTGTGAATATTATTTGTCTAATGCTTCCCACCTGTGGACAGAATTAGCTCAGACGTGGCACCACGAGGAGGAAAATGTTTAAAGAGACAggaacagaaaataaagatcTGAAACCTAAAAACCTGTTTGGTCTGTTAATGGTAGAGTCTGACATGCAGGTgaggaatgaaagaaatgatCCATCGACAGACCCACCACCCAGTCGCATGCTTCCACCTCACCTGGCCTTCATCATTAACAGTCACCTGGAACTTTTTAACAAAACATCCTCTTTGATGTGATGATAATAAGAACAACAGTGGCTCATCACACAGCAGAAGCTTGTAAACATCTGTTCCTCTGCCTGGACGATGGATTAACCATTAGTTCCCATAAACAAGCTTATTTACCGTCTTATCTCATCTATTCTCTTCTCTGTTGAACTTGGGGTCTATAAATGAAACGgtgctgaagacagacagggtgTCCTTACTCTGGCTGGTGACATTTATTCTTTGCGGGTAAACGTTTCACATTTCAACCCTGATGCTGTAAAGTGTCTATCCAGCTACCTGGTTGTCCTGTTTGATGATGTTCTGTGCCGCCAGGGTGTTGTTCTTCAAATTTCTGGCCAGGTTCAGCATGTCCTCCGCCAGCTTCTCCTGCAGGTTGTGGTGGTGCTGCAGGACggcctccagctctgcagcagactgaCGCTCATCCAGAGGAAGACCTCTGCACAGAAAGTCTGATTAACATTTTTATCTTACTGCAGGCACCGAGCCGAGGCTCTTATCCactgccattaaaaaaaagggagaaatgtTCCTGGGGTGGTCGCCTTTTTAAAGCATTTAGCAGTGATCATGATgtaatgacacacagacacagatgaagaCGGTGAAGCCTGATGTTTACAGAAGCCATCACTGGTTGTTACAGTCTTATATCTAGATAAATGCAGTGTAATGGACAAGAAACCAGAAAAACTGGACAGCTTTACCTTCTGTTCCGCAAGTCTGTTTCCGATGTGCCTatagagaggaaaggagaacaCCACCGTCCTAAAATATCACTCTCAATCAGAGGACTAGCATGTTTAAACGcacaatatgtaacatttccatgataaaatgtctaaaaacaacTAGATCTGTGTTATATATGTTGTTGGGTTGTGTACTTGCATCATctcaaatgtttccaacaatgttcaaacccagagaaatacattttattcaagtgtgtttcatttggtcGCCCCACGAAACACCAGATTATATGTCAGAGAGGCAAATGTGACCAAAcataacatgaataaaactgtAATACATGACCTCGTCTGTGAACGTTACTTCACGACGCCATCAAACTACCTTTTGTTTCCATCgtgttgactgacagaccaCTAGAGGCAAAAATGACATACTGTGCATTCATCGTGAAAATAGCATTTTTTAATCCAGATACTGAGTTTAAGATGCCTCTGAATTCCAAAATATCTCTTACCTTTCCCTGACAACCcctgtaaaacacaaaagaagaaaatgttttcagtctcagACTCAGTAGTGCAACTGTGAGCAAACCAATGCAGATGTTCTTCATCAGCTTTCATTTCTACGGCGTGGTGACGATCAGGAGTGAACTGTCTACGTTTCATCTTGACTAGTCTGTGTTTGAGCTCATCCTACCCTGCCAAGCAGCTCGTCCCTCATCTCTCCGGTACACCGGGCCTTCGTCTGCATGTGGACAGTTTTAGTGGCAGGCATCCTCTCATTGGCTATTGTGGGTGTTCGCCCGGGGGCAAGGAACTGATTGGCTAAAGCTTTTTCTGTTGGTGACGACTGTGAACGAGAATAAGGGAGACATGAGACCAGAAAACTGAACAGGAGAAACACTCAAAAGACCAGTCAAAGAAAGTCTggttgtttcatgtttttaggaCGTCACAGTTCAGATACTAACAactaaaaaacacagagaataaaCTACTATTTTAAATCCTGATATAAATACTAAAGTGACATTAAACACATCCAATGCGCGACATGGAAAATGATGTTGAAAGTGATGAATTTGTC
The Chaetodon auriga isolate fChaAug3 chromosome 3, fChaAug3.hap1, whole genome shotgun sequence DNA segment above includes these coding regions:
- the use1 gene encoding vesicle transport protein USE1, which gives rise to MASRLEINFIRLLSRCESIASEKRGETEWRLEKYVAALEEMLVALRKSQSKPTPEVLTEYTRKVDFLKGLLEAEKLSSPTEKALANQFLAPGRTPTIANERMPATKTVHMQTKARCTGEMRDELLGRGLSGKGTSETDLRNRRGLPLDERQSAAELEAVLQHHHNLQEKLAEDMLNLARNLKNNTLAAQNIIKQDNQTLSQSMRQADLNFEKLKTESERLEQHTKKSVNWLLWLMLILVSFTFISMILFIRIFPRLR